TGGTCTGTTTTGGGCTGATGTGGGCTAGACTGTGTCCAACTTGTCCACCAAGTACCCACATGTGGCCAATGGGGTCATGTTTGCTCTGTAGAGACGTCTCTACTTTCCTTCCAGTGAAGCTGTTACTCATCATGAATCAACTGAGTCAAGAgcccagtctctcctctcctctggcatAACTGAGTCATTTCACCCCGTTACACAAGAATATCACATCTTACATAATAATAATCAGCTATATGACTCTCAGCAGCTCAATACATCttaaagaaaaatattttttccctccTGTGAATAACAATGACCATTTACATAGAATAAATTTGTCTCTCAACAGACACACTGCAATAGATATGCCCTGCCGTTCCCACACATTTAGTTGTGCATATATTTTGGTAAAGTGGTGAACATGATGTTCCCGTGTACAACACTTGTTTACCTGGAAGATtttcactgtgtctgtgtgtactgcCCCCTGCAGGTCAGTGTGATGAGTGACCATCAGTCAGCGTCCAGCTCTCCTGACTGCCCTCAGTGCCCCCAACACATCCTGACAGGGGCAGAGGCAGCCGTGTCCTACTCCCAGTTCTGTGAAGCATTTGGCTTCCCCATGGGGCCCTCGGGCGCCAGGGCCCTGCTGCTGTTCTATGAGCTATGGGACCCCAGTGGGACCTTAGTGCAGAGGGGCCAGGCTAGCAACTGTCTTGCACAAGGTCAACACCCTGAGCCCCTGCTGTTTGACCATCAGGGGTGAGTCAGAGTTTGTCACTCATACTCTCAATGCAAACTGTGTAGCAATGTCGATATTGTATGCATTTACTGCAAGGCTCTTGTGTGTGCCTCCCCAGCTACTTGTCCTCAGTACTAGAAGTGTATGAGGAAGTGAGCTacatcatactgtactgtaactacacTCCGTGCCAGGAATGTTCCCAGACCCTGATCTCCTTCTTGCTGCACTATCCCTGGGTGCACCTGGACCTGCTCTTCTCCCAGCTCTACCACACAGCCCCCAGCCAGACCCACAGTCTGGACAACCAAACAGGCCTCCGCAGCCTGGCTGCCCTCTGGCCACGACTCACCCTCAGCCCCATCTCTGGAGCTGCTTGGGGGCATCTGCTAAGGTGTTTTGTTAGAGATATCCCACCGTCGGCCCTACAGCTCCCCCTGCTGCCTGAGAGGGTAGAGGCGGACAGGGTTAATGCAATTCACATATCAGCTATTACAGGCATAGGCCCTGCCTTTTTGGACCtcccactgaggacatacacagaGCCTGTGGAGAGAACCCACACTCCCCAAGCGCTCACCCTGCTCCCTCCCCCACACCTGAACACATCCATGCGCATCTCCACACCCCACCCTCGGGTAGTTCATGCCCCCCTCCCAGCCTATCTTCACCCTATCAATGTGGTCAGACATGTCAGGATGCCTCCACCTTGGAGGGGTCAACCCcaatctcctccctcttcctctgggtTCTtctcccccctgctctctctgcgGCTGCCTGGGCGGCTGGTGGAGATAGTGCGGGAGGTAGAGAAGGAAGTGGgaacagcagtcagtcagtcccagCACAGAGACTCGAAAAGAGGAAGAAGATCCAGAAGAAAATAGTGCAGGGGAGTCACAACACAATTCTCAAAAATGAAACTGTCATGTGCATAATATTTAACCAACAATAATGAATGGAGTTGATGCCGGCTGTGTTTTGCATTGTGTGCTCCGTATACTCTGTTTGTGTTTGCTGTGAGTGTGTACTTGCCTGAATAcctgtctgcctacccatgtagaTGCACCCTGTTTTGGCACTGCGCTAGAGGCTAGAGGACAGGAGGGTGAGAGGTGGGAGGACTCTGCATGTGTGCGTGAGTCTGATGCTCAGAGGGGCACAGGGTTCTGGAGCACACTGGAGAATACTACACAGCCCCATCCCTACCCAGCCTAGCTCAGCACTGCAGCCTATAGCcggacaaacaaacagagagagagagagagagagagaaagagagaggggcgggTGGGGTGCAGCACAGGGCAaacaaatagaaagagagagaaaggaagggacaGAGTAGAGAGAAGTGGAAAGGGGGAAACgaggagaacaggaagagaggaaaaggggagaggggaggagaagcagGGGAAAGCATGTGCCAGAACAGACTGGGACTGATGAACATTGCAGACTTCATCTGAGCAACCTGATGTTAGGTGTGCTTTATCGCTCTCTGCACCCCCCTGAAGTACTGTACATGTACGCATACTGCGCACACACCCTCACATATCTACAAACAAATGCAGCTCAAGTATGTAGAAAAGCAGACAGGCCAGTTCTCCAACTCCCCATACAAACATATTATTTATAAAGCTGAACACATTAATATTTCAAATCTACCGATCTCATTACAACCATACCCTGCCCACTCCAAACTAAACTATGAAGTCATTTGGTGGTGATATTAAACAAAATAGGAATgaacagatacacagagaaagGTAATAACTCAGTGTGTGTGGTCAGCAGTATTTCTTACCTGAGTGCGTGTGCAGAATCCCTCCATTAGAGAGACACTAGCATCGCCTGCTCTGCTgcatagaggaggaggacagaaagagagagagaaagatggagggaaatCTCTTAAAGATATGCTCTCTTCATTTTCTCGCACTCCATCATGTGTCTGTTCTGTCGTCTACTGTCGCTTGACACATTCATCTCCGCGATGCCTCTGTCCAGCAGCAGCAAATCAGAACCACTCTGCCCCAGCTTTATCTCTTGCTTTCACACTCACATacgtacacactaacacacagtacAGCAATCACACACTATCTCTCCCGTCGTGCTCCCTCTCCAGCTGCAGTGCTGAACTACTGACTCACACTAACAGCTGCAGTGCTGAACTACTGACTCACACTCACAGCTGCAGTGCTGAACTACTGACTTCACACTAACAGCTGCAGTGCTGGAACTACTGACTCACACTAACAGCTGCAGTGATGCATAACTACTGACTCACATCACAGCTGCAGTGCTGAACTACTGACTCACACTAACAGCTGCAGTGCTGACTACTGACTCACACTCACAGCTGCAGTGCTGAACTCCTGACTCACACTAACAGCTGCAGTAGTGCTGAACTACTGATACACACTAACAGCTGCAGTGCTGAACTACTGACTCTACCACTAACAGCTGCAGTGCTGAACTACTGACTCACACTAACAGCTGCAGTGCTGAACTACTGACTCACACTAACAGCTGCAGTGCTGAACTACTGACTCACACTAACAGCTGCGTGCTGAACTACTGACTCACACTAACAGCTGCAGTGCTGAACTACTGACTCACACTAACAGCTGCGTGCTTGAATTACTGACTCACACTAACAGCTGCAGTGCTGAACTACTGACTCACACTAACAGCTGCAGTGCTGAACTACTGATCACACTAACAGCTGCTGTGCTCTGAACTACTGACTCACACTAACAGCTGCAGTGTCTGAACTACTGACTCACCACTAACAGCTGCAGTTGCTGAATACTGACTCACACTAACAGCTGCAGTGCTGAACTACTGACTCACACTAACAGCTGCAGTGCTGAACTACTGACTCACACTAACAGCTGCAGTGCCGCTCTGCACCTCTCTATCTTACGTCCTCTGTGGCCGC
This window of the Salvelinus sp. IW2-2015 linkage group LG16, ASM291031v2, whole genome shotgun sequence genome carries:
- the LOC111975943 gene encoding putative C->U-editing enzyme APOBEC-4, coding for MSEQCPWGPGGQGSRMARGRLVSVMSDHQSASSSPDCPQCPQHILTGAEAAVSYSQFCEAFGFPMGPSGARALLLFYELWDPSGTLVQRGQASNCLAQGQHPEPLLFDHQGYLSSVLEVYEEVSYIILYCNYTPCQECSQTLISFLLHYPWVHLDLLFSQLYHTAPSQTHSLDNQTGLRSLAALWPRLTLSPISGAAWGHLLRCFVRDIPPSALQLPLLPERVEADRVNAIHISAITGIGPAFLDLPLRTYTEPVERTHTPQALTLLPPPHLNTSMRISTPHPRVVHAPLPAYLHPINVVRHVRMPPPWRGQPQSPPSSSGFFSPLLSLRLPGRLVEIVREVEKEVGTAVSQSQHRDSKRGRRSRRK